A window from Primulina huaijiensis isolate GDHJ02 chromosome 13, ASM1229523v2, whole genome shotgun sequence encodes these proteins:
- the LOC140991721 gene encoding uncharacterized protein: MAEDFEAAVEDGLRLSKRIYFGKDRAVAPPKPPTAMERAAGYSFLPASPMIYAVISDPAIVDNPDMPSYQPHVHGRCDPPALIPLQMSGVSLEVDSYLDMAFVTVTGSWRVHCVMGHRSCDCRIAVPMGEQGSLLGVEVEVPRKSYSTQLIAIDNEIGAEKVAKIEDGGFLKAHIFTLKVPQIDGGTNLSVKIRWSQKLLYRDGQFTLNIPFSFPEYVTPAGKKISKREKIQLNVNSGWGTEVLCKTTSHPLKERLRQAGKLGFLYNSEVLTWSKSDFVFTYAISSTHTFGGVLLSPPSLHDVDHREMFCCYLYPGVQQNEKVFRRVVVFVVDISGSMKGKLLDDTKNALFAALSKLNPGDSFNVIAFNGKTYLFSSSLESATAGAIEKVTQWVNLNFVAGGGTNILLPLNQAIEMLSDYQNYFPIIFLITDGAVEDERHICDALKSQLTNQKNVCPRVSTFGIGDFCNHYFLQMLATIGRGHYDSAIDVDSIEIRMEGLFARASSIFLANISFENVDGLDDLEVFPSRIPDLSTKSPLIVSGRYSGTFPEILKVKGVRPDTSNFSLELKTQEAKEIPIDKIVAKQHIELLTAQAWYSESKELEEKIAKMSVQNAIFSEYTHVVLLETAEGRTSANATNSKQVSNKTGHKKTEDSKPQKIIVLNNVGLGFGNIDATKENIPPGSSDTKLPEAAEIFIKATSNCCGRLCGHCCCPCCIQMCSRMNDQCAIVLTQLCGALACLGCYACCEACCGGQH, encoded by the exons ATGGCCGAGGATTTCGAGGCCGCCGTTGAGGATGGCCTGCGCCTCTCCAAGCGGATATACTTTGGCAAGGACAGGGCGGTGGCGCCGCCCAAACCACCCACTGCCATGGAGAGGGCGGCGGGATACTCCTTCCTCCCTGCATCTCCAATGATTTATGCCGTGATCAGCGATCCCGCGATTGTTGATAATCCCGATATGCCGAGCTATCAGCCTCACGTGCACGGGAGGTGCGATCCGCCGGCTTTGATTCCGTTGCAGATGAGTGGGGTTTCGCTTGAGGTGGATTCTTATCTGGACATGGCTTTTGTGACGGTGACGGGCTCGTGGCGCGTGCATTGCGTCATGGGCCACCGCAGCTGTGATTGCCGCATCGCTGTCCCAATGGGCGAACAG GGTTCACTTCTAGGTGTTGAGGTTGAGGTACCAAGGAAATCATATAGTACTCAACTGATTGCCATAGACAATGAAATTGGTGCAGAAAAGGTAGCAAAGATTGAAGATGGAGGCTTTCTGAAAGCTCATATATTTACTCTTAAAGTCCCACAG ATAGATGGAGGAACCAATCTTTCGGTCAAAATTAGATGGTCTCAAAAATTGTTGTATCGTGATGGCCAATTTACCTTGAACATTCCATTTAGTTTTCCCGAGTATGTAACCCCCGCTGGTAAGAAGATTTCTAAGCGTGAAAAGATACAGTTGAATGTTAACTCTGGGTGGGGAACCGAAGTTTTGTGCAAAACTACGAGTCATCCGCTGAAG GAGCGGCTACGGCAAGCGGGAAAGTTGGGTTTCTTGTATAACTCTGAAGTTCTTACATGGTCAAAAAGTGACTTTGTGTTCACATACGCA ATATCTTCAACCCATACTTTTGGTGGTGTGCTTTTGAGTCCTCCATCATTACACGATGTGGATCATAGAGAAATGTTTTGCTGCTATCTTTATCCGGGAGTGCAGCAGAATGAAAAG GTTTTCAGGAGGGTTGTGGTTTTTGTTGTCGATATAAGTGGGAGCATGAAGGGTAAACTGCTTGATGATACAAAAAATGCACTCTTTGCTGCACTTTCAAAGCTCAACCCTGGAGACTCGTTTAATGTAATTGCTTTCAATGGTAAAACATACCTATTTTCCTCATCTTTGGAGTCAGCTACCGCAGGAGCTATCGAGAAAGTCACTCAGTGGgttaatttgaattttgtggCTGGCGGGGGAACAAACATTTTGCTTCCTTTGAATCAG GCCATTGAGATGTTGTCAgattatcaaaattattttccaaTCATTTTTCTCATAACTGATGGGGCTGTTGAAGATGAGAGACATATTTGTGATGCATTGAAAAGCCAGCTAACAAATCAAAAAAATGTTTGTCCACGAGTTTCCACATTTGGCATAG gTGATTTCTGCAATCATTACTTCCTTCAGATGCTTGCAACAATTGGTCGTGGGCATTATGATTCTGCTATTGATGTGG ATTCAATCGAGATTCGAATGGAAGGACTATTTGCCAGAGCCTCATCTATCTTCCTTGCAAATATTTCTTTTGAGAATGTAGATGGACTTGATGATCTTGAG GTGTTTCCTTCTCGAATTCCAGACCTTTCAACCAAAAGTCCCTTGATCGTGTCTGGAAGATACAGTGGAACATTTCCAGAGATTCTTAAAGTTAAAGGTGTCCGACCAGATACGAGCAATTTCTCTCTTGAACTGAAGACACAAGAGGCAAAGGAGATACCTATTGACAAG ATAGTAGCCAAGCAGCATATTGAACTCCTTACAGCTCAGGCCTGGTATTCAGAAAGTAAGGAGCTCGAGGAAAAG ATAGCTAAAATGAGTGTCCAAAATGCCATTTTCTCAGAGTATACTCACGTGGTTTTGCTTGAGACAGCGGAAGGGAGAACTAGTGCAAATGCAACCAATTCGAAACAG GTGTCGAACAAAACCGGTCATAAGAAGACCGAAGACTCTAAACCACAGAAGATAATCGTTCTGAACAACGTTGGACTCGGTTTTGGCAATATAGATGCAACGAAGGAAAACATACCTCCGGGATCTAGTGACACCAAACTCCCTGAAGCTGCTGAAATATTTATCAAAGCCACGTCCAACTGCTGTGGAAGACTTTGCGGCCACTGCTGTTGCCCGTGCTGTATCCAAATGTGCTCCCGAATGAATGATCAATGTGCAATCGTGCTCACTCAGTTGTGTGGAGCCTTGGCATGTTTAGGTTGCTACGCGTGCTGCGAGGCATGTTGTGGTGGTCAACACTAG
- the LOC140990842 gene encoding protein trichome birefringence-like 16: MLLTISIFYRFHSCKDARVLILDNFKHVSRKFLMIKEGISGIKVSQVVLVLIGLVSATVLLLAWTNTTFLSYLIPTQMCISQLDQDYNYAKGKWVFDDSWPLYSGSDCKQWLSPMWACRLMQRKDFEYEKLRWQPNGCSAEPFTASKFLTRMRNKTLAFVGDSLGRQQFQSLMCMVTSGEKRPDVLNVGYEYGLVKARGAIRPDGWVYRFPSTNTTILYYWSASLCDLEPIDTSNSTTDIAMHLDRPPAFLHNFLHKFDVLVLNTGHHWNKDKLKANRWIMHVGGIPEINTNTGITDIMDAKNFTVYSIVKWVNTQLPKYPGLKVFFRSISPRHFFNGDWNTGGTCDNITPLSHGKEVVQDYSSDGIAAGAVNGTRVKLLDITALSQLRDEGHISRYSIRPTTGMQDCLHWCLPGIPDTWNDILFAQL, from the exons ATGCTTTTGACGATTTCCATATTTTACAGATTTCATTCTTGTAAAGATGCAAGAGTTTTGATTTTGGATAATTTTAAGCACGTTTCCCGGAAGTTCTTAATGATTAAGGAAGGCATTAGTGGAATCAAGGTTTCACAGGTCGTCCTCGTTCTCATTGGTTTAGTTTCGGCAACGGTGCTTCTATTGGCATGGACAAATACCACATTTCTCTCCTATCTAATTCCAACCCAGATGTGCATATCGCAACTAGATCAAG attataACTATGCCAAAGGTAAATGGGTCTTTGACGATAGCTGGCCATTATACTCTGGCTCTGACTGTAAGCAATGGTTGTCGCCAATGTGGGCTTGTCGCTTGATGCAACGCAAAgactttgaatatgaaaaacTACGCTGGCAACCCAATGGATGTAgtgctgaaccattcacagctTCCAAGTTCCTGACGAG AATGAGGAATAAAACTCTGGCTTTTGTCGGGGACTCACTAGGTCGACAACAGTTCCAGTCGCTCATGTGCATGGTGACAAGTGGTGAAAAAAGACCTGATGTTCTCAATGTTGGGTACGAGTATGGTCTTGTAAAAGCCCGTGGGGCCATCAGACCAGATGGATGGGTTTATCGATTCCCCAGTACAAATACCACCATCCTTTACTACTGGTCAGCAAGTCTCTGCGACCTAGAACCCATCGACACATCCAACTCTACCACTGATATCGCGATGCATCTGGATCGACCCCCAGCATTTTTGCataattttcttcacaaatttgaCGTTCTTGTTCTGAATACTGGACACCATTGGAATAAAGACAAGCTGAAGGCTAATCGCTGGATCATGCACGTTGGGGGCATCCCCGAGATCAACACAAACACGGGAATCACAGATATTATGGATGCAAAAAATTTTACAGTATATAGTATTGTCAAATGGGTGAATACACAGCTCCCAAAATATCCAGGTTTGAAAGTATTTTTCCGTTCTATATCACCCAGGCATTTTTTCAATGGAGACTGGAACACTGGGGGAACTTGTGACAATATCACTCCACTTTCGCATGGAAAGGAGGTTGTACAAGATTATTCCAGTGATGGTATTGCAGCAGGGGCAGTAAATGGAACCAGAGTTAAGCTTCTGGACATTACGGCTCTATCCCAGCTGAGAGACGAAGGTCACATATCTCGTTACAGCATTAGACCGACAACTGGGATGCAGGATTGTCTGCATTGGTGCTTGCCTGGTATTCCAGATACATggaatgatattttatttgcgCAGCTCTAG